In the Kribbella sp. NBC_00482 genome, one interval contains:
- a CDS encoding type Z 30S ribosomal protein S14, with amino-acid sequence MAKTALKVKQARKPKFAVRGYTRCQRCGRPKAVFRKFGLCRICLREMAHRGELPGVTKSSW; translated from the coding sequence GTGGCGAAGACAGCACTCAAGGTCAAGCAGGCCCGGAAGCCGAAGTTCGCGGTGCGTGGCTACACGCGCTGCCAGCGCTGCGGCCGGCCGAAGGCGGTCTTCCGCAAGTTCGGCCTGTGCCGGATCTGCCTGCGGGAGATGGCGCACCGGGGCGAGCTGCCCGGCGTGACCAAGTCCAGCTGGTGA
- the rplF gene encoding 50S ribosomal protein L6: MSRIGKLPVTVPSGVDVTIDGQTVTVKGPKGQLSHVVAEPIAVDRDEDGAIAVSRPDDQRKSKELHGLSRTLIANLVTGVTDGYEKKLEIVGVGYRVLSKGPTQLEFSLGYSHTITVDAPDGITFNVEAPTRFSVIGIDKQSVGEVAANIRKLRKPEPYKGKGVRYAGEQVRRKVGKAGK, encoded by the coding sequence ATGTCTCGCATCGGTAAGCTCCCGGTCACGGTCCCGTCCGGCGTCGACGTCACGATCGACGGCCAGACGGTCACTGTCAAGGGTCCCAAGGGTCAGCTGTCGCACGTCGTCGCTGAGCCCATCGCGGTCGACCGGGACGAGGACGGCGCCATTGCCGTCTCCCGCCCCGACGACCAGCGCAAGAGCAAGGAACTGCACGGCCTCTCCCGCACCCTGATCGCCAACCTGGTGACCGGCGTGACGGACGGCTACGAGAAGAAGCTCGAGATCGTCGGCGTCGGGTACCGCGTCCTGTCCAAGGGACCGACCCAGCTGGAGTTCTCGCTCGGGTACAGCCACACGATCACGGTCGATGCCCCCGACGGCATCACCTTCAACGTGGAGGCGCCGACCCGCTTCTCGGTCATCGGCATCGACAAGCAGTCGGTCGGTGAGGTCGCCGCGAACATCCGCAAGCTGCGCAAGCCCGAGCCGTACAAGGGCAAGGGTGTGCGGTACGCGGGCGAGCAGGTGCGCCGCAAGGTCGGAAAGGCTGGTAAGTAA
- the rpsH gene encoding 30S ribosomal protein S8: protein MTMTDPIADMLTRLRNANQAYHESTTMPYSKIKQGIADILQQEGYIASYQVEDPKEGAVGKTLTVDLKFGPSRERSIAGVRRISKPGLRVYAKSTSLPKVLGGLGVAIISTSQGLLTDRQAKNKGVGGEVLAYVW from the coding sequence ATGACGATGACCGACCCGATCGCAGACATGTTGACGCGTCTGCGGAACGCCAATCAGGCGTACCACGAGTCGACCACGATGCCGTACAGCAAGATCAAGCAGGGCATCGCCGACATCCTCCAGCAGGAGGGCTACATCGCCTCCTACCAGGTCGAGGACCCCAAGGAAGGGGCCGTCGGCAAGACACTGACCGTTGACCTGAAGTTCGGCCCGAGCCGGGAGCGCTCCATCGCGGGCGTCCGCCGGATCAGCAAGCCGGGCCTGCGGGTCTACGCGAAGTCGACCAGCCTGCCCAAGGTCCTCGGTGGCCTGGGCGTCGCGATCATCTCGACGTCCCAGGGACTGCTGACCGACCGTCAGGCCAAGAACAAGGGCGTTGGCGGGGAAGTCCTCGCCTACGTCTGGTGA